The segment CCGGTCAACATCTCCAAAGTGATGGGACGACAGATGGTGGTGTTGGAATGAGATGGCGTTGACCACGACCAGTTTGCGAGGAGGGAGGTGACTACCTCGGTGGGGCTATACAGGTCCCACCACACGTGTCGCTGCGGGGTGGGGCACACCATCTCCTTCGTCAAGCACCCCACCGTACCCCCGAACGGGCCCAGCCCACAGCACGCCTTCCTCGTCTCATCAAATCCTATCATTATCATTAATCACCATCATTCATTCATTAAttactgattaattaattatcattaATGACTGCTTAGTAATAACGAGTCATTGATTTCTGTATCAACGTTTAAGAGTACAACAAGagaagccagctataaacacatacttcctccgtactcgtaaagaaagtcgtttagaacaatgtttaagtcaaaccttgggaatataaatcatgaataactcttaagttgttgagttcgaaaatgtaaaaaataaatgaatagatttgtcttgaaaaatacttccATAGAAGTATACGTATATCACTTTtcgataaatatttttatagaaacaagaagtcaaagttatgttttggagaccgtgtcgttgTCCGATtttctttatgagtatggagggagtattgagaagataaaagagtagagactagagagtagagcagcaggctacagatttatagccagctatagcacagACTTCAAGACACAATGTATATATCacatgtgggaccatgtattaatacggtagtatatgtttatagttaactattttatgaattagctattatagatgatttggagttaggccctgtttagttcccaaaaacatcacatcgaatctttggacacatatatggagcattaaatatagataaaaagaaaaactatttgcacagtttgcatgtaaatcgcgagatgaattttttgagcctaattagaccatgattaaccataagtgctacagtaacccacatgtgctaataacgaattaattaggctcaaaagattcgtctcgcggtttccatgcgagttatgaaattagttttttcattcgtgtccgaaaacccctccCAATATccgtcaaacgttcgatgtgacacctaaaacaTTTTcgtttcaccaactaaacagcctcttagtagttggctatactattaaacttgctccaATCTTGTTTACCGAATCTGGCAGGATGGGTGATGATGTCCATGATCCCCTTGTAGATGTCGCAGAAGACGATGTCGGCGCCGGGCAGCCGCGGCCGCAgcgccgccagccgcgccgccaccctcgcgtTGTACCCCTGGACGAGCTCGTTCGCCTCCTCCACGCAGCTCCGGCCATCCACGACGTGCAGCCCCTCCCACATCACCCGCGGCGCGCACCCCAGCGGCGCCACCCCCAtcaccgccgtcctcctcgccccGGCCTCGTACAGCTCCtcgacggcgcgggcgacgcggtcggcgaggaggcgggcgaggccgcggcggccgtgctTGGGCGCCGACGCGTCGGCCTCCGACCCGCGGGAGAGCACGCGCGCGTACGCGTCGGTGCCGAAGGACAGGATGAacaccgcgcgcgccgccgccgcgtccgcgtccTGCGGCGTCGGGGCCTCCAGCCGCAGCAGCTGCAGCGTCTCGGTGGCCAGCCGCAGCTGCTGCCCCACGGCGCCCAAGCGGAAGATCGCGCCGCGcccgccatcctcgccggcgAAGTTGACGCCCctggccacctccgccgccgtgccgttGAGCGTCGAgatgaggggcggcggcgggaggcccATCTTGGCGGCTGCATCAGAAATGATTCGAATTAGAGCAATTCGCGTTCGTGGGGCTCACAGTTCATCAGTTGAGGAGGAGCTAGGTGGTTGGTTACCGAGGAGatcggggaggaggcggtgggcggAGGGGAAGAGACAgttgccggaggaggaggtgagggagaGGTTGATGGGGAgtgtggtggcggcgcagctggCGGTGGAGTCGCCGAGGACGAAgagggcggtggccggcagCGAGGCCGGGGCGGAGGCGACGatgcggagcagcagcagaagcagcaggggGAGGAGCGCCATGCCTCGGGCGTTGTGGCGCCAACCAAACAAACACCTCGTCAACTTCAAAGAGGAATCGATTGCCGATTTGGAGGGTATGAATTGAATTTACTAATATATTAAGGGTTAAAGTGTAATTATTTCATCTCATGACATATTTCGAATAGGCCCCCTGTAACAACCAAAATTACTGGTCTCGGTGGAATCGCAGCGGCCTGCAGATCTCTCTTCTCCGACTCAATCATTCGCCCTGCGCTGCACAAGGTGAGAGGAAGGAAGGGAAAACCAATTGGATCTCTCAATTAATCGGGGTGTGGGAGCAAGCCGCTTCAACGCAATTACGCAACGCCGGAGGTAGTCAGGTAGTTGCGATGCCTTCCTGTTCTTAATTTCGCCGTTGTTTTCCCCTTTACTGAAATTTCTTTAAACTGTCCCGAATTGTTCGATGCATTCGCGGGGAACGAAAATTTTATGTTCTTGTTCGTAGTTTCTTGGGTCAACGGCTCCGTCGGCTGCAGTTTGGGATTTCAATTTGGGCGCCATTTATGGGTAGATTTCGGTGACATCTGATGATAGCTGTTAGGTTTGTCAGCAGTCAACCAATTGGCCTGCCCGCGAGTTTGTTCAAATTCCTTTCGTCCTTTTGTTTGGGCATTAATTTGATGAATGCCCTTGCCCTACATTGCTTGTAGTTATGTGGAACACGCCGAGCAGAACAATTTCATGGTCTTAGTGTACTCTGATACAAGTAATGTTTTCTTCAGTTTGGTGGGAGATGTCAAACTTTGTTTGCTACCACTAGCTATGGCTGCTTGGTTTTGTACCTGTATTTCATGTtgacctagagcatgttttgcTTCACCGTGTTGTTTTTTTGGAGTTGTAATCCACAAATTTTTGTTGGTGTCACTATCTATTGGTTGGTTGGTTTCAatataaatttttcaataatCTCTTTGGCGTTCCAATTTTTCCTACATAACAGGCATGATTCATGCAATACACTGactgaaaaaataatatggCTTCAAAAGCCATTAAAAGGAAGCCTTACACTGCTGATATTGATAGAAGCGAAAAACAGATGGAGACGATCATACCAGATTCTGTAAGAGAACCTCTTCTAGGAAACAGAACTCATGAAAGCAAATCCGAGGTTAGTGAAATTTCTCCAAATCATATGAATCCAGGTTATTAACCGCATTTTAGTTCTTCATGCGCCTTACCCCTTTtctcgtactttttttttagagacaTGAGCCTAATATGCAGCCAAATTTATGGGATGGAAAAGGACAAGAGCGCCTTGGTTGGATGCATATTATATCGACTTTTATTGCTCAATCTGTAAGAAAGATAGGTACCTATCATGAATATGATTCCAGAGAAGTGGATTTTTTAGTGTCTTACTGCCCTCTCGAATGTACACAGCAGAATGCTTAAACTTGACCTTTTAGAACATTTACTATCTGaaaaatcttcttttttttccaggaAATGCGCTCTCTCAGTTTGGACCATTGCTAGCAAAGTTCTTTAGTAGGTCTTGTGCTTCCCATGGTTCACATGATGAACAGACAGTTCTACTTGATCTCAGTCCACTACAGGTATAATCAGTGCTGGCACATGCAGATCTCCTATTTCCATTTAAAATACCATATGATTGATGGGTTAAGTTTCCCATCAAAAGCATGAATTCTTATGAGTATCAGATGTGACATGTTAATTTCATGTAAATATTTTGAGATATTTCAAACCTTTTACTGAAGTATGAAGGAAAATATCTTTTCTTGCTCAGTAGTTTAAGCATTTGAATGAGTTGTTTCAAGCATACTCTCGACATCTTTGATGCTCAATTCatctttcatttattttttatcgttTTTTACAATAATAAAAGTTCTTGTTTGCTTTTGTGATTATTCATGGACAAAAATGTTGGTATATCCATGAACAATATCATGGTAACATCCATGAAACTTGTTATTTCTTCCACAACACTCATTTAGTAGTTGAATTGCatgctttaaaaattcaaatgaaTTCTTGACTTGGTTTATTAATTCCAACCCTTCTGTTCTACAGGAGCAATGATGGCATCTTTATGTTATTCTTGACTGTTTCAAGTTTTTACATTTAGGAACTTTTTTACATGATACTATGGTTTTGACAGTTCCATGTTTACTTTATAGGAAGAGAGACTGAGGTTCTTGAGACAAAGATTAAATGTGCCATTTGACAGTTCCTCTGTCAAGCATCAGGTTCCGCTTCTGTACCTAACTACCTATAGGCCTTTGGTATTCTTGTTCTATTGTTCTCACCAATGGGACACCAATCTTCTTGCTCAGAAGAAATGATAAACTGAACAATTCATATACTAACATTCATGATAGtaaaatatttcattttttctATGACAGGATGCTCTGAAAGAACTTTGGAGATTAGCTTATCCCAGCCGACAACTTCCTCCTCTGAAATCAGATCTATGGAAGGAGATGGGCTGGCAGAATTCTGATCCAGCAACTGATTTTAGGTTCGTTTCGTTAATCCCTAGTAATGATTttaggatatatatataagctGTCATGCATTTATCAACACCGCTTGAACCTTGACAACTAATCTTTTGAAGTATCTAATGCTTGCAGAGCAGGGGGGTTCATGTCCTTggaaaatttaatatattttgctaGAAATTACCCAGTATGTTTCTATTAATCATGAACATTTACTCCGCATTAGTCTGCTGTTATTGGGTGATCGATTAGGTACAATGCTCAATGTCTGCTTTAACATGCAGGATTCCTTTCACAGTTTATTACACAAGGCGGCTGGTAAGAGATCTGAATGGGAATATCCCTTTGCAGTAGCTGGCGTGAACATATCTTATATGTTAGTGCAAATGTTGGATCTGCAATCAGGTGAAATTTGCAGTAACACCTTATCTTTGGGCCCAATTTACCTCCTTTGCTCTTGACTTCgaaactctcttttttttttcagctctaTGCAGAGCTACAGCTTATCTCTTTCACTTCTTTTGTAGGAAAAATGGGCACAAAAGTCAGTTCTCAATTTGTTCAACTACTTAGAGAAGACGAGATGGCTTTTGATAACCTTTTCTGTATGGCCTTTCAGATGCTTGACGCTCAGTGGCTCACAAGACAAGCTAGTTATATGGAATTCAATGTGTGTTCTCTGTAGAACATCTGGTCTCTTCTATTGGCTTCTCATTCTACCACCTTATTCAGTTGTCTTCATTTCCATTTTTCAGGAGGTTCTAAAGTCCATGCGTATTCAGTTAGAACAAGAACTTACTATCGGAAGCATTTCTTGTGTTCAGGAGATGCCATCATTTAGGTTGCTAAAAAGGTAGCCATGTTTGTTGTTTACAGAAAGGAGTGTATCGTACTTGTCAGTAGGATCTTGTGCATACTACCGATTCTTTCATTGGCTGTACAACATGACACACTGTAAGATTATTTATCATAGAATAATAAACCCAGTATATATCTGGTACTTTGGTAAGTGTTCAATGTTTTCTGGGGTAACAATTTAAGTATTTCTCTAATGAAAATTACCTGCAACAGGTTTGCTTCTTGAAACATGTGAAAAATGTAAGTAAAGTAAATATCTTTTATTAACATTCCTGATGTTTGGAATATCAATAAAAGATGCAGCATTTATGCATTCATGCCTCAACCAAGATATATAGTATAGTTTATTCTGAAAGTTAGATAGATTTACATATTGTGATTTCTGTATAACATATGCTCCATTACCTTATAAAACTGTGAACTACCCAGAGTTTTCTTGTGGGAATACCTATAGTACTACCCAAGCATTCAAGATTCTGAGTAATCAGAATTAACTAGCTCAATCTAGGGTAAGGGAGAAAATTCTCTCCCTAGTTAATCAATCAGCCTTGGGGGTATTACAAGAAAAGGAACACAGACACTTGTCTCATGCCAAGTTGAATGCCTTTGGGTTTCTAGGAGACTAGGACCATAGGGAGAAGCATATGAATCTTCCCCACCTGAACAGAACGCCTACAGAAGCTTTGCTTCTTTGTGGCAGTGCCATTGGACAGAAAAATATACCCCAAGATAAAAACCTGAAAACTTCCCTGTATATCTCAAGATTTTCAACACCCAGAAACACGCACACAGAGAGAATCAGTTGCACACACTGATCATTTTTTGAGGGCAGGAGATATTGTTTGCTTGAGGAGATATTCGCTCCCTATCTGAAATTGAAATGTCCTTGTCTAAAAAGTCTGAAATGTCCTTGTCTAAAAAATCTGAAATGTCCTTCTCCAACATATTGCATTCCTCAAACAAATTGTATTCTGCCACACCTGAGTTATCCATGCTGTTGCCGCCTTCAGTTATACTGGAGCACCCTTCAAATAGGTACTCCATGCCGCCTTCGAATGCCTCATCATTGAACCATTCACTGAAATTCATCGAGTTGCTGAAGTAAGCCCCAGGCATTGTATCCAATTCATAATCCAAGCAAGGGCTCCAGAGGCTTTCTTCAATGCCATCAACAATTGGAAGGGGTTCATTCGTGCATTCGGCGCTGTCATCGGCTGCAAGTGGCTCATTGTTGTCACTTGATGTATTTGCTTCACTGGAACTGAGCTCTTGGACTGCATTCTCACTTCGGTCATCATCTTGAGGCTCTTCATGTAATGCTGGCACCACCTGTGGCTCTTGTTGCAGTTGTGCCAATAACTGTGGTTCCTGTTGCAGCTGTGCCAGTAACTGTGGCTGGTCCAGGTAGCAGCTGATGTCGAAGTTGGTTACCGCATTGGCACCTCGGTATTCGATTGCAGCAAGATCATAGGCCTTGGCTGCCTCCTCTTGAGTATCTGTAAAAAGAGGTACGTTTGTTGAAATGAGAACAAATTTTCTGGTGAGACACTGAATCTTTGGGGCAACTTAGTACTACTAGGAGTCATGAATACTTCTAGTAACATTGGCATTACAGAATTGATCAGGTCATGCTGTATAGATTTAAGACTTTAGAAAATGAATGCATTGGATCTTAATACTGAGAGATGCTGAATTGCATCCCatattcacattttttttcactttctagTTTGACATGTGCTGGACACCATCTGAGATCTGGCATGACTTTTCCCACATTGCTGGTTGCTAGAACTGTGCTGGCAACCTTCTGTTTACTAGTAATCGGTGAACACTGTTCACtctcccttttttctttctttatttgtgATGAAAGTAGTGATGAATCCATCTGTGTGGTTCTGGATCTTGAATCTTGATCTAGTTTGGCACAGGGGGGGTAATAGCCTAGTAGGGCATTCTCCATGCACGTGAAGTGATCACTTGCAACTGGCTGCTGACTCACTCAGCTAGCTCTAGTGGAAAGAGCCGGCAGTGATGAACAATTGAAGATCCCTATGCACCATCTGGTTTTTACTACTGGCATTGCAGCACCACTCACGTGCTTGTCACATGCATTTCCAAGTCATGTACCATATAATGTATCTATGTATACTAGGATTTTGTCTAGTAATTAGGACATGGTGGTGATCAAGACATGGGGCTTGTTTTTATGCTATTTCTAGGGCAAGTTGGGCAGTCTTCCGGGGATTGCATACAGGATGGTATCTTGGTCTCATGGTCTTTGATCTTGACAGCAGGAAAagattttctgatttttttaagtaaaagaaaaagaagtttcAACACTATGCTTCCATATCAGTGATATCACCAGCTCACTTAATTTATAGTAAAATGGAGAGTTTGTGGTTCAAGAACATACAAGGAGAATAATATATACTATtttctctgttctaaaatataagcatttttagaatagtcCTAAAtcaacatttttaactttaactattaataatgaaaaattaaaaagagcAATCACGTAAGAATAATGTTACTAGATTATagagtaaatttaataaaactataggtattttgcacaatttatcacaaaactacatattaaaAAGCTTgtctcacaaaactacagatttagtgtctccgtttatcacaaaactacaggtagtttgtacaatctatcacaaaactacgatttaagaacttgtttcacaaaactatagatttagtgtattcgtttatcacaaaactacacatttagtgtcttcatttatcacaaaactacatatttagtgtctccattatcacaaaactacaagttttaACAACGCtaaaacttgtagttttgtgataatgaagccattaaacttgtagttttgtgataaatgaagatactaaatctgtagttttgtgaaataagtacttaaatctttagttttgtgatatattgcgcaaagtacctgtagttttgtgataaacgaagccactgaatctgtagttttgtaaaacaagttcttaaatctgtagttttgtgatagatcgtGCAAAATATCTgcagttttataaaatttactcaaactagtatcataatatgtaactctttcATTTAAGATAACttgtttttataaatattattggtcaaagtagcatcccgaaaattatattgaaatcTAAAACTGTCTCTAttgtgagacggaggaagtactacctAGTAAGCAATCCTCAAGAAAAGCAAGGGGTCAAATCTACATCGAagggaaacaaaaaaaacacgcCATTTAATTTCGCAGATGGGTTGATCAACCATCATAAAATTTGGTAAAAGTTAGGTGGCCGGCTTACAGCAGGCAAATTCTCCAACAAACAAGAGCGGCTTGTAAATGCTAGTAATCAGCATTTGATTAAGTTAAGTGGGctccaagaaagaaagaagagcaaAGAGCATGAAAGATTGGATGAAAGAATACGTACCGAAAGTACCCAGGTAGAGGTACTTGTTCCCCAGGACCCGCCCTATCCGTGCCTCCCACCGCCCATTGTGGTGATGCCTGAACAAaaccagacaaaaaaaaagttcagaaatgaATTACTAACAGACAGCTACTAGCTCTGAACAAAATGGAAACAGCAAGTTGGTAGCACTGGCACCACAATACAGTAACTGATGTTGGAAGCAGATTTCATCAAGAAAGAGAGAAGCTTAAAACTTTTGCAGTTCTGACTTTTCctagatgcatgcatgacatTGCACGAAACTGACACAAGAAAGAGACCATGGGGCATCCATGCAGAGCATACACGGCTGGCAAATGACGTTGCCAGCTGATGAATGCCACCCTAGCTAGCAATACTATGCTGACTCATCAttcagggagagagagagagagattaattagagttaattaaTCAGTAGTCCTACCTGGCAACGCCTCTGTACTTGGAGACACCCCTGGAGAAAccgctgctccggcggcggagggaggccaGGTACTCCTCCCTCGACACACCCTCCATCTCCGACCTCTCCTTCTCATATTCCTCCAGCTGCAATAATTCACATTATCTTCAGTAATAATTCAGATTACACAAGTCGCAATTGTCTAGTGGTAAGTTGGCAAACTTACTGGGAAATTGAGCACTGTCTCAGGACCCCAGTACTTAAGAGCTGCAAGGTCATATGCACGAGCAGCTGCTTCCTCACTATCATAAGCCCCTAAACACCATTAAACATTGCACTAATGTTCAGAAACAGATCAAACACCAACACAATAAGTAGTTATGTAACAACTAGTTGCTATATGCCTATATTCTTAGGGATAAACTGTTTTCATATTGAGACAAACCAAGGATGTGACagatcaaacaaacaaaatgtgaGATTATACAAGAACAGGAAGCAACATGCAGCATGAATCTGACAAAACAGGGTGTATAGACAACTAGTTTGTGGGACTTACCCAAATAGACTATTGAGAGGAGcatcaagcagcagcagcagatcaaGGTCACATGCGCATCACAAGGGCAAGGTCCCCCAAAGATAACagcaaaaaagaaaggagataAAAAAAGCTTAATCAGAATGTCAGCCTTAAAAAATTCGCTCCACTTTATAGTAATAAGCTTTGTACTAATGGCCGATGTATTAAGATCCTTGGCAGTATACAGAAGTACACCAAGGACCTTGTATGTTTCACTTTTTCTTTCATTATAGTACATTATACTGTAAAAATACTCAATTTCACTTTCTTTACAGCATTTTCAGATAAAATTCATGttaaaaatccttaaaaaaattaggCAACTAATGCATGTTGCGATCAATGTACCTTGCCTCCCTTTCTTCTTGTTCTGAAGTGAAGTGGAGCAATTCTTGTCCCACAGATGGGCCTCAAATCTGCCAGTCCACCGATGCCTGTTTatagacacatgcatgcagcAAATGATTGCACCGTATATTGAATTTATTAATGATTGATAAATAAGCAGCATTCAAGCATTAGTGTTTGCTTTACAGGAGGAAGAAAAACTGAAGGAGTTGACCACCCCAGCAGTAAATGTAGATCAACCAACTCCCTACTTCCCAGCTAATAATAATTGACTCACTCCAAGGGGAGGAGCAGCaagaaaaaagattaaaaatggGAATTATGAGAACAAGAAATGGATCCGATCGATCATGCTCGCCAACCTCCAAAAGATGAGGCATGAAAAGGGGAGCAGACTCGCCACCCACAAAACGATAAAATAACTGATGATCTCTGACATGCAAGTGAAAATATTCAGGAACAGATTGGAAAGAAGCGGCTGGTAATTTTGGGAGCCTGAAAGGATGGAAATGATGCGGAATTTTGGGCTGGAAATCAGCCATTGATTAACTAGCGGCAATGCAGGATGAATTCGCGACTGAAATCGAGAGGGGATCAGAAAGAACAGCAGAATTGGGATCAGAGGGATGGAAGCAACTGAACATGCAGGGACGCATACCTGGTGACTCCCCTGTAGATAGAACtcctcttgccgccgccgccgccattggaaGAAGGATCAGCCACCTCCTTGCTCTCCTTCTTGGGCCTCTTGGCCTTGCCGGTGCTCTTCTCCGTCCTCGGCCTCGCCCTCCTCTTGCAGGGCATCGACATGGGCGAAGAGGAATCctcggaggaagaggaggaaggagacgacggcgaggatgaTGCAGATGGAGAAGATGATGCAGGATCAGGAGACGATCTCTTCGCCATGATCTCTCGCGTTGGTGCAGGTgcaggtgaggaggaggaggaggagaggcagcgAAGTGGAGCCCCTGAGGTTTTGTAATTTATAGCGGAGGGGGGGAACGAAAGGAAGTGCAGTGCAGAGATGGGTTTTTTGGGTTGCTAATCACCATCATCAGCATTAACTGAAGATGAcacctctgttttttttgtatttttgtgcGTCAGGGCCTCAAGCTGGCCACCATACGAGTCAATTTTGATACActtattcattattttttttcatttcagatATTTCCTCTGTTTTTATACATTATTATTGATGTAAGTGCGCATTCCGTTTGTGCACAAGTAGTGGTCGTATTCagatttctttctctttctttatttttgtaGATTTCGGTATACGTGCAGACGCTCATATACACACGTGTATACTCACCTTCTATAAATGCATACGCTATCTCTATGAACACCTTTGAAGATTAGGCAAGGATATTGGCGTTTCTGAATAGACATAATTTTCAAAGGAAGCACACCGGTAATAATATTTTTGAGATTTGCGAAGATAGAGGACAATTTTACATAGCATAGCAGATGACGCACTGGCAAATTAACTCAAGATGACACCTTGTTTTTTGTATTTTTGCGCGTCAGGGCTCTGCTGGACACCGAAGATTAGCAATCAATTTCGTTGCACTTATTTTAATTGGTTTCTTTTTGAGAGATTTCCTCtgttttaattatattattaacGAGTCTGAATGGTACACACCTGAGATTCTTTCTGGAAGGACACAATTTCCGCGGAGACTACACCGAGTCACTGGCAATATTTGCCGATGTTGAACTGCCTTTTGCCCAAGCTACACTTCATTTTTACATAGCAGTGTACACTAGGAAGTAAACAAGCTCATAAATGGCTGCAAATTAAACGTTACTGGAGATGAAATTTTTTGTCTATATTGTTACTGCAAGAGCTTTCACCTCTGATTCAGATCAGTTACAGACTTGCAGTGAGTTGATTCTACAGAAAGAG is part of the Oryza glaberrima chromosome 12, OglaRS2, whole genome shotgun sequence genome and harbors:
- the LOC127758100 gene encoding GDSL esterase/lipase At1g71250-like, which produces MALLPLLLLLLLRIVASAPASLPATALFVLGDSTASCAATTLPINLSLTSSSGNCLFPSAHRLLPDLLAAKMGLPPPPLISTLNGTAAEVARGVNFAGEDGGRGAIFRLGAVGQQLRLATETLQLLRLEAPTPQDADAAAARAVFILSFGTDAYARVLSRGSEADASAPKHGRRGLARLLADRVARAVEELYEAGARRTAVMGVAPLGCAPRVMWEGLHVVDGRSCVEEANELVQGYNARVAARLAALRPRLPGADIVFCDIYKGIMDIITHPARFGFDETRKACCGLGPFGGTVGCLTKEMVCPTPQRHVWWDLYSPTEVVTSLLANWSWSTPSHSNTTICRPITLEMLTGHMSPMSPSKS
- the LOC127758101 gene encoding uncharacterized protein LOC127758101 isoform X1 yields the protein MASKAIKRKPYTADIDRSEKQMETIIPDSVREPLLGNRTHESKSERHEPNMQPNLWDGKGQERLGWMHIISTFIAQSVRKIGNALSQFGPLLAKFFSRSCASHGSHDEQTVLLDLSPLQEERLRFLRQRLNVPFDSSSVKHQDALKELWRLAYPSRQLPPLKSDLWKEMGWQNSDPATDFRAGGFMSLENLIYFARNYPDSFHSLLHKAAGKRSEWEYPFAVAGVNISYMLVQMLDLQSGKMGTKVSSQFVQLLREDEMAFDNLFCMAFQMLDAQWLTRQASYMEFNEVLKSMRIQLEQELTIGSISCVQEMPSFRLLKR
- the LOC127758101 gene encoding uncharacterized protein LOC127758101 isoform X2, giving the protein MASKAIKRKPYTADIDRSEKQMETIIPDSVREPLLGNRTHESKSERHEPNMQPNLWDGKGQERLGWMHIISTFIAQSVRKIGNALSQFGPLLAKFFSRSCASHGSHDEQTVLLDLSPLQEERLRFLRQRLNVPFDSSSVKHQDALKELWRLAYPSRQLPPLKSDLWKEMGWQNSDPATDFRAGGFMSLENLIYFARNYPDSFHSLLHKAAGKRSEWEYPFAVAGVNISYMLVQMLDLQSGKMGTKMLDAQWLTRQASYMEFNEVLKSMRIQLEQELTIGSISCVQEMPSFRLLKR
- the LOC127758099 gene encoding AP2-like ethylene-responsive transcription factor At1g79700, whose protein sequence is MAKRSSPDPASSSPSASSSPSSPSSSSSEDSSSPMSMPCKRRARPRTEKSTGKAKRPKKESKEVADPSSNGGGGGKRSSIYRGVTRHRWTGRFEAHLWDKNCSTSLQNKKKGRQVYLGAYDSEEAAARAYDLAALKYWGPETVLNFPLEEYEKERSEMEGVSREEYLASLRRRSSGFSRGVSKYRGVARHHHNGRWEARIGRVLGNKYLYLGTFDTQEEAAKAYDLAAIEYRGANAVTNFDISCYLDQPQLLAQLQQEPQLLAQLQQEPQVVPALHEEPQDDDRSENAVQELSSSEANTSSDNNEPLAADDSAECTNEPLPIVDGIEESLWSPCLDYELDTMPGAYFSNSMNFSEWFNDEAFEGGMEYLFEGCSSITEGGNSMDNSGVAEYNLFEECNMLEKDISDFLDKDISDFLDKDISISDRERISPQANNISCPQKMISVCN